The segment TTCGTCAATATGGTGTAATGAACCAACTGCAGGAGCTCATATACAGgacaaaatatatgtatttcacTAAGCACCTGTTCCAAAAACCTTAGGAAAAAGCCATTTAAGATGTGTTGCCAGaaatcatacagaaaaaaaagcttttaagcTAATTAAGCAAAGCTTGGggaaatatatttaaagatttatACACAGCAACACTGACATCTATAATGTCTTGGCAAGAGCAATATTTCAACAAACCATGGCAACATGGAAGTTAATATGCCCTGTGCTTACAAATATAACCTAGGTGAATACATTCAAACCATAAAATGTCTGATTAAACAAAAgtcatgttttgttttaatcaGGATTGTGCTGACTCTCAGTCTGTCTATCAAATGAGAGGGGATCTTAAGgataatgattatattatatcattatacaGTGTAATGTTTGACAAAATATTATGACCAAAAGCCTTCCTGTGTTATTTTTGTTAgaatcaaaggcatttaaatggGAAGTTGTCACAagagtgtgcgtgtgcgtgtgtgtgtgtgtgtgtgtgtgcgtatgtgtgtgtgaccttggaccacaaaagtAACACATAGTCATAAGTAGCACAAGGATATTTGTAGCAATtgtcaaaaatgtatttcatggtaaatatcattaggatattaagcaaagatcctgttacattaaaatattttgtgaatttcttaccataaatatataaaaacttcatttttgactACTGATTAGCATTGCTAaggaattcatttggacaaattcaaaggcagtttttttcaatgtatagattttttgcaccctcagatttcagatttccaaatactgtatctcagccaaatattgtcccatcATAACGAACCATACAtcgatggaaagcttatttattcagctttcagactgTTATAAATCTGgttttggtccagggtcacaattcTGATCACATGACCATATCTGTTTAATTCCAGTTGCTGTCTCCAAAAGATGATGTTAAAGCGCCATAAAACAGAGTAATACATTGGCTATATGCTCTATTATTAATGTTGTAGTAAAATAAGTCATTATCACAAGACATGTCAGTAAATACTGTACTTGTATTTGTGATCCAAGCTTTGAATGAACAGATTCATTCACATTATGAAaatcacaaatattttacattaaatgcaacacagtaacagtaaaaataaatagcctatgcATAGTTGGTTTACTTCTGATACTAGAAAATAGTTTTGTTTgcaactttcttttcatcatatTGAGCTACTTTGGAATTTCTCACCGTCTTTAATTATGAGACCAGGAATAACTCCTTTTCAGATGCAGTTTTGTGAGCGAAATGCTCTCACACAGCTAGAATAATATGGGGATTAAAAGAGTTAAGAAACGTGTCGTTTTCATACATCAAAACCACTGCACGAGGAAGCATTTGTGTGACTGTGACTGAACATTTAACTCAAAACCTGACTGAGACATTACAGTTGTGACAACACGAGTAGCCTGCTAGTTCTACCAGCTGTTCACACTGAACAGTAATTGAGCTAAACAAATGGATACAATTTCAGTCACCGGTTCTTCTAGCCTACCACAATCGCATATCTCGTTCGCAAttattcattcaatcaatcaaacaaacaattcGCGGGTGTTTTCTTCACTCTGAATAAATATCCGTCTCAAATTAAATTGCACTTACCGTTCGGAGCAACATCTGTAAAAGCGTCTgagttttgagagaaaaaaataaaataaataacacgaGTCTGATGAGGAATCTGATGGGACGCAACAGTGTGTGTGCAAACATCTCATAGGCTACTCACTTcgaccttctctctctctctctctctctctctctctctctctctctcacacacacacacacacacacacataaacattcacttaaagattattaaaaaacGACTCTTATAAAAAAAACGAAGCAGGTTCTTAGAAATACTCATATCATGAAGTatttaagcaaaaacaaacagATAACCTAGTAATTTCCACAAAAAAGTATTCTAAAACTTTAAGTGCGAAAATACTTGAAGTTCACTTTTAAAAGATGAGTATACAAtgaaatcattaattaaaatgttttcaaacattAGTGTATGAACAGACATTAACATTGTAGGCTATTTCTGACACATTCAATAcagacatattaaatatatatataaatatttataatggaAATTTGCCtcacatatttaataaattataataaatgatagTTTTgacaacattcttttttttttcaagaatttgaGACTTCAGGTGAAACATTTCTTGCTATTATGCAAATTAGTTTGCCAAAGATGATCAAAGTGAATTTTAATTCagaatgtttattcatgttttatttaagtgattgtttgaattaagtgcatttttaatGATCAATCTATctgaactataataataataataataataataataataataataataataataataataataataaatgtcagtGATCCATGTGCATTTTAAAACTTAAGTGCTTTTTGAGCCTCTTAGGATTTAGGTCTTCTTTTTGTTGGTTTGATGAAGCTTTCTGAACACAATTAGTTTCTTCATGAACAGTCAGTGGAGAATGGTGCACTTCAATAGCACTGATCCTTGATGTCCCTGAAGGTCAGCTTTGGTAATGAAAGTGAATATCACggctaaagaaaataaatgatttatgttttatgaaatggcTTGTCCACTTGTGGCTGTGAATGTCGCTTTGCGTTTCTCTAACTGTCCATTGCTTTCTCTCAAAGATCCATCATCATGATTTGTTTCATTACTATTACCACAATAATCCATGCCCTTAATCTATGAAAAGAACAAAGTCCTCCAGCTCTTCAAAAGTTATGTGCCTCTATTGTCACTGCATGGGAACACAAATTAGGTGTCATGTAAATGTGATGGTGTTCTTTAGGAGTTGACATctcccatccacttccattgtATGAAAAAGAGCAGCATTAACATTCATCCAAACATCTACTTTTGTATTCAACAGAAGACTTTCTGAAtaacaaataattcattttcataaaaaaaaaaaatcctccaaaTACAAAGGAATGAAGAACATATGCATCCCCTTTGTTCTCTTTTTGTTTGGCTACATGTCCATCATAGAAGGCTTATTCATGCACGATCATGTGTCTATGAGCTTTAGTGTCCTTAAATCAATACAGTGAACACTGTCCATCTATTGTTTGCTTTCTTTCTCATGTTCTTCACATTCCCCCCCGCAGTGCTGGATGCAGAACTTTATGCAGAAGTTTAATGCAAGCATGACAGATTGCTTGCACTGATTTTGAATGCCTTGGCATCCATCTCCTCCCTTTAATATTTAAGCTATTGAAGCACTTGCCTCAAAGCCGCAGTCTCAAGACGTGCTGCGAATGTTAAGGCTCCTTTATTGTTTAGTTGTAGGGTTACTCTGGAAGCCAGCCAACATCAGCAGTTGCACAAACCATAAAGAATATAGAGGAAGGAATGAATCTTCGCTTAGACGCTTTACAAACAACAGATCAGGGGAATGAGGTTTAGCACCTGAAAGGTGTCTTGGCCTGTAGAAAGCACATGCGGTCCAATGGATCCATTACATAATATTAGAATGAGCAAAAATACCAGTACGTGTTTATATTCGCactgtattaatataataataaatgtgttcagGTATAATATATAATCTTCACACCCACAGCCAGTTTAGTTATTGTTCTTGCGGGAAATATATGTCACAAGCAATTTctgattaatgtttttgttgttgttgttgttgatttttcataatttttccaGGCTTCTTACTTCACCACATATTGAAAAAGCAAATTCCACTCCTGTGAAGATCAATGGCACTCAGGTTAGTTACAAAACCAGTCCAAAGCATTTCAGAAgcagtttattaaataaaataataataataataatcaaaagttACCAAATGCCATATTTAAAAATTATCAGGAAATTATTGGAAGAGTTTGAAGTGTTTTCCTGCTTTACCAGTTAGTTACAGCTTCCTCttaatattttcacttttcctgTTGGTTCAGAGAAGAATGAGTTTAGCAAGTTCAgcaagactatatatatatatatatatatatatatatatatatatatatatatatatatatatatatatatatatatatatatatatatatatatatatatatatatatatatatatatgcttctgTTTTCTATGGGCAGCATGATGCTGGAGCTGCTAGCAGGGGAGCTGAACACGCAGCGCTGCTTGGGCTTTTGACTCTTTTGTGGCAGGAAGGAACAAGGAAAGTGTTAAGGAAAGTGTTTGTGATCCGActcaccagcagatggcagtaaTGTACTGGTAAGTGGGGTatgccaaaaaaaattaaataaagaagagGAATGTTGGAATGGGAATAAGGAAGTAAACAATGTCCACACGAGAATGAGATGTGTTTTCAAGGGAAAGAAAGCGAAGTTTTCGTAGTGGGGTGCAAGTACTAAGTAACGTTAGCCGTTAAAAATCAACTCAGTCGGCTCGAAACGGCATCAAATTACCCCGCGTCCCCTTTTTGTTTGTCACTTAGTGAAATGTTATTTCTTAAAAAGGACGAGCTGGTGAGTAAACAAACGCTTCTATAAACTCACCATCAGAAACAATATATGACTCAGTTTGTATAAATAACCTCTTGGGTGTGTtatctaaatataaaatagcatCTATTAAAGAATTACTTCTCTTGACACAGACTATCACCAGGATGTTATCAACTAAAACGTGGACTGGCATTTAGACCGTAAACGTGACAGTCTTAAAGTAATAGAAGACATCATGAGTTTTGCTGCACTAGTAGCAATGTATGTACTGTGTTTTAAGTTATTATAGCCTAAAAACTTTCTCTCTGGTTTCCAGAATAAACCAAATCAAAAGCGGATGCACTCTCAGGTAATCACGGTGTAACGTTAGTTTGCTTGCTTTTCATCATCTTCATGTGCCAATAAGCTAAAACATCATCATGATGGCAAGTCAAAACAACACAGCCAGTGCTGCTCCAAACGATAAGGCGAAATACTCCAGGCTGGCTGATAGTGATGAAGGCTACATTGATCTACAGGTGAGGAACACTGATGCAAGAAAATAGTTCATTTGTATTATATTGTTTGtagcataaattaataaacactgtTTTATAGTTTAAGAAAACGCCACCTAAAGTACCCTACAAGGCTATTGCGCTGGCAACCTTCCTCTTTCTTGTTGGCTCTGTATTGATAGTTGTTGGATCCCTTCTTTTGGCAGGATACATTAATGTCGTGGTGAGTAAACAAAACTGCAGTAATGCAAATATCTCTCAGTATGTTAGCAAGTAATGTATGGTCTTGTTCTAGTACCCAGAACGCACGATTCCTGTTCTCATCATCGGCATACTGATCTTTCTTCCCGGAATCTATCACCTGCGGATTGCTTATCATGCTTCCAAGGGTCACCGTGGTTATTCTTACGAGGACATCCCGGACTTTGATGACTGAACGGATCTGGTCATACCGAATGCTGTGACTTTGATGTGTTTTCTGCAGATGTTGCATGATTTGCCTTTAGACTTTAATTCTCTTTTTACTCTGAGTTTCTCTAGGAGAGACCGTATCAAGCTATCTTTATTTTACCAAAAGAAAACAGAAGTGCAATAttaagcaaaaaatatattttttttttagctgaatacATGAAAGGCCAATGAGAAATATGCTGGTATTTTCGTAGCTTTGATAAAACTTGAAAAAGTattgttttaaaagtttgaaaatgtatttatctgtaatGAAGCcagttatgtactgtatatacactatcagtcaaatgtttggacacaggTATCCCAGGATGCACCTCTTGAAGTCCTCAGTATCCACATTATTTTTCCCATAAGAGTGTTTACTAAAGTTTCAGAGTTGACTGCACTTTGTTAAACTTTTCGTTATTTCCCTACAGCGACTAATGAACAGAAAACAGCTTACGTCCACTTtgggaaaaaaattttttttcatcataGACTTTTATTTGTGTTCCCACACTtgcatatttgttattttgtaattttaatgacCTTAGCATTATATTGAAGTGTCATATCACTGGTCTGAGCAGTTGTGTCCAAACGTTTGACTGCTAGTTTAGTTGCTATGCAGTATTGTTTTTGTGGAATAAActggttttattaattttcatgaaaGTGTTTGAAGCAAATATTAATGTTCGCCTTCTTGCGCTTCTTATTTTTTGAATGaacaaaaagttatattttgagaTCCACTAAAGGCTATGAGAAGTAAACATTTTTTGATATCTATTTGTATTGATTTAATtctgtattgatttatttgtatttctttatttattattgtagcaGACGAAGGGTTAGCAGCATACTGCTGATTGGAACGTGCATTTGTGCATAACGCATAGTACTGTTTCACATAGTATCATAAAGTATATACTGTGAAATATGCAACAGGGTAGTGTTCCAACAGCCAGAGACGCTCCCTGTCCTGAAGAGAAAACACAAGAAACTCACTGCCCTCCAGTGGGCAGTAATTGAAAGTGTTGGACCAACTACATGTGACTCATATCAATAAGAGTTAAAAAGTCAAGAAAAACTTTGAAAACACTTACGGCATAGTTGCCTAATTTATACTAGGGCTATAACAATTAATCATTAGGCTACTGGTATTATTTACCGTGATgataaataatattagtaataattttTGTTAAGAAGATATTAAAGCATAATAGACTATAGTACGTGTTTGTATTGGACAATACAACACTTGAATACTATGGTTTAGCTGGACTGAAATTCATGGCAACACCCATGGCAAACTTTAACTTAAGCTATCATTTTATCCACACACCACATTCTGTGCCAGCTCTTGTTGGAGACGTCATAGATCACTAGTTTACTGCTGTTTTGCAGTCTCACGAGAGATTTCCGTGTGCCCAGATGACAAACAAGTTTAGAATCTTGACCAAAGTACAACATCGGACACACCTCTGCTCTTTATTAGTAGGTCAGAGTTATAGTGAAACACtacgctgtaaaaaaaaaaaaatgctgatgaataaAACGTTTTTCTTTATTCAATGTAATTTGTCGTGCGactgttaaaacatttaacataTTAAGTGTAACTGTGTTACTAAACCGATTCTTTCTTTAGACGTGACAGCTGATTATGTGTTAATGTGTGCACTGGTCCATTTGTTTCTCCGTGTGCGCTCTGCGCATGCGCGTCCGTGTTTGCATTAGTTTGGTGAAACAGCAGCGGGAGGAGTGAGTGAACTCAACGCGAGAGGTGCGCTGATGCGCGAGCGCACACCTACCATAGAGACAAAGTTTATGCGCTTCGTTCTCCTCACTACATTCATAGAAACAAGAGACAACCGACATATCTCTGGCAAAATGTTTGAAGTTGTCCTTGAGAACGGATTGTGATATGGAATTAACGCTGAGAGAGTATAAATTCTTACTTTGGAATAATTCTCATCCTGGTATTTTTCCGTCTTCAACGCAAAACAGCGCTCCTTACCACAGCTGATAGATGAAGTGATACCGGTGAGTATTAACAACAGTTTACtcagactgttttcctaatgaatgtggttcagttgctttgacgcaatgtattttgtttaaagcgctatataaataaaggtgacttgacttgacttacaaGTTTCGTTCTTTAAGATAGACCAGGTTGGAAAGAAGGAACATTTAGATCAAAAAGTTTTCCATATCATAACGCACAGGATCATGTTCATTGGCCAAAGTTAAGTAGTATAAAGTAAGCAATTACATTTGTATGCTCATTTGGCTCTATTGATCCAAagataatggcatttttttttttttttttttctgtttgtttgagtaCTGGGGGATTTATCTAACCGTTGACTGTCAGTGGCCTTTCAGTGAGGACGAATGAAAGGGTTTTTAATTGCCCCTGCAAGGGGTCCAAGTGGATTTGTGGGGGCAGGTTGAGGAAAATTTCCAGTATCTACCCAGCAGAGGCTGGCAGGATGTTGTAGATGTTGTAGTTTCTGACCTGTTCATCTACAGTACAACATAGAGGTGAATTCAGGTTGATTGGGACACTTTTCCCCAGTCATTTCCATGGCAAAAACTGTCCCAATCAAACTGAATTCAGTCCTGTATTTGGACATTtaatcttgttattattttttattatttaactctTATTGTATTGCCATTATTGAAGTTCATTAAGCCTTCATTGATCAAACTTCCCTAAGTGAGTGTAAACAGCCCTTATTGAGTGTAAACAATGGTTGTGACAATGGATTTTCCTTTTGGTCAGATGTTAGCCCAGTGTGACTCACGTGTACATCCTGAGTCAGTCGTGTGTAAGGTAGTCAAATTCGCAGTACACCACAGTGAATGTAAGGACATCGCTCTTATTTACAGTGATATTAATCGGTCACTTTTTCCAGGCTCACTGAATCCAGATTATCCTGGATTACACCGAGAGTGTGTCTGATCCCAGCTGTCATGAATCAGTGAGCATTCATGCACACCCCCATGCGATGTATGGATTATGATGCATGCATATGCAATGGTGTTAAATTATTATCAGTGGATAATCTGTAATCAGCACAATCGTGGACATGGCACTTTCTCTCCTCACCAAACGTCTGAAGACATTTTTTAAGGGGTTTGACACTTTTGAATTTGTACGTTCTTATTTCCGTCActtagttttgtttgtgtttgtaccACTGCAGGAATTTGCATGTTGGTTAAGGACTGACAAATTCATGGTCAACTCCTGGGTTGACTGCATGTTTTTCCTTAAACAAACCGTGATCTCATTcctttcatttatattattatgattattttttaagattaacacGTTTATAATTGACTAAAGCAATCCAGCTATAGCAGCTAAATCTCTATTATCCTTCTAAAATGTGTTTGGATGTTTAAGTGCACATCTGGCTGCATCATCTGTTGAGTTCATTAAAAGGGTATTTTTTAAGTTTTCGTAAAAAAAGGAAAGTCGGTTAACTTTTCTGACCTCTACAAATCAATGGCCAGTCCATTTGGCTGATGAAATCCGTGAGCTCCGGTGTAGCCGCGATCACGTCAGCAGGGAATCTGCTCTGAGCCTCTGAGTTTCAGGTCCAGCTGCTGTAGATGAGCTGTTTGTTTGCTCTAGTGAACAAATGCGTTTGTAAAGTAGGACTCGCTTTCACAGTATGACGCGACTTCTGTTTTAAAAGCTTTGGAAGAGTAAATAGTTGCAGGTTGCTAGTGGggatttttcttgtttgtttcatCCTTTACTATGTTTTCTCAGGTTAGTTTATTGCTTTGCCACATCTCAGAGGAGCACAATTATGTGAGGTTTTGTTACATCTTTGGCctcatttaaagtcaacatgaagaaTCTCCTTTTACATTCATCAAGTGAAA is part of the Carassius auratus strain Wakin chromosome 10, ASM336829v1, whole genome shotgun sequence genome and harbors:
- the LOC113109714 gene encoding transmembrane protein 230, whose translation is MMASQNNTASAAPNDKAKYSRLADSDEGYIDLQFKKTPPKVPYKAIALATFLFLVGSVLIVVGSLLLAGYINVVYPERTIPVLIIGILIFLPGIYHLRIAYHASKGHRGYSYEDIPDFDD